From the genome of Rhizobacter sp. AJA081-3:
TACCAGTCCGGCATCTTCAAGGGCGAGGCGCATCCGTTCGACAAGCGGCCCGACGACCGCATGAACCCGATCCAGAAGGCGACCTACTTCGGTGTGCTCAACGTGCTGCTGCCGCTGCAGATCGCCACCGGCGCGCTGATGTGGGGCGTGCAGCACTGGCCGCAGGCCGCTGCCGCGGTCGGCGGGCTGCCGCTGCTCGCACCGTTCCACACGCTGCTGGCCTGGCTGTTCGCCAGCTTCATCCTCGGCCACATCTACATGGCCACCACCGGCGCCACGCCGCTGGAGGCGCTGCGCGGCATGGTGACGGGCTACGAAGAGGTCGAGGTCCACACGGCCGCCGACAGCCACTGAGGACAAGGAGCATCGACATGGCAGGACAAGGATCGTTCTTCAGGCGGCCCGAGAAGGCCTATTGGCACCCGTACCTGGCTGGCGCGATCCTCGGCGTGGTGCTGTTCCTCGCCTTCGCGCTGACCGGCAACGGGCTCGGCTCGTCGGGCGCGACGAGCCGCATCGACGCCGCGCTGGTCGACATCGTCGCCCCGGCCCACGTGGACCGCACGCCGTACCTGCTGAAGATGGCCGGCGGCGACCGCAACCCGCTGGACGACTGGATCGTGCCGGTGTTCATCGGCGCACTGCTCGGCGGCTTTTTCTCCGGCTGGTTCAACGGCCGGCTCAGGTTCCAGACGACCAAGGGGCCGCAGGTCTCGGACCGCACACGCTGGACGCTCGCGTTCCTCGGCGGGGTGATCTTCCTCTATGGCGCGCGCATGGCGCGCGGCTGCACCTCGGGGCAGGCGCTGTCCGGTGGCGCGACGCTCGCCGCCGGCTCATGGGTGATCATGCTGTCGATCTTCGCCAGCGCCTACCTGCTCGCGTACTTCGTGCGCAAGCTGTGGCTGTGAAGCCGCCACGCAGGAGCCGCACATGAACTTCCCGCTCGACGCCCTCACCGCGGTCAGTGCCGCGAACCCGTGGACCTACGTCGTCTTCGGCTGCATCGGCTTCGCCTTCGGCTTCACGCTCGAGTCCGCCGGCTTCGGCGACTCGCGCAAGCTCGCGGCGCAGTTCTACTTCCGCGAGCTGACCGTCTTCAAGGTCATGTTCACCGCGATCGCGGTGGCGATGACGCTGCTGTTCGGCGCCGTCGGCCTCGGGCTCGTCGACTTCGGCCATGTCTGGGTCAACCCGACCTACCTCGGTTCCGGCGTGCTCGGCGGGCTGATCATGGGCGTGGGCTTCATCGTCGGCGGCTTCTGCCCGACCACCTCGCTCGCCTCCGCCTCGACCGGCAAGATCGACGGGATGATGTTCATGGCCGGCGGCTTCGTCGGCGCCTTCGTGTTCGGCGAGACCGAGTCGCTCTTCGACCACTGGTACAACAACGCCGGGTACCACGGCCGGCTCACGCTGGACCAGGTGTTCGGCCTCCCGGCGCGCGGCCTGGTGCCGATCATCGTGGTGGCCGCGGTGCTGCTGTTCTGGGGCGCCGAGCAGATCGAGCGACTCGTCGGCCGGCGCGACATGAGCCGCGAGCCGCGCTGGCGCGGCGCCGGCGCGGTGGCGCTGGTGGCGGCGGCGCTCGGCGTGCTGGTCATCGGCAACCCGTCGCTCGAAGATCGCTACGCGAAGCTGAGCTTCAAGCGCACCGAGGCCGTCAAGCAGCCCGACGGCAAGACGGCGCCGGTCCCGCGCGTCTACCGCGCCGACGAGATGCTGGCGAAGCGCCTCGCGTTCGTTTCGCCGGCGGAGGCCTTCAAGGCCCGCTACCAGCAGGCGATCAAGCCGGTCTACCTGGACGTGCGTACCGAGGCTGATTTCAACCTCTACCACCTGGCCGACGCGGTGCACGTGCCGCTGGCGCGGCTCGACAAGATCGTGCCGGACCTGCTCAGCGAGCCGCCGGCCAACACGGTCTTCATCACGATCGGCAACGACGAGGAGCTCGCGACGCGGGCGTGGAAGCTGCTCGTCGCCTCCGGCGTGCAGAACGTCTACATCCTCGCGGGCGGCGTCAACGGCTGGATCGCCGCCTTCGGCGCAGACGACCCGGCACTGAGGCCGCTGCCCGACGCCGGGCCCGAGCAGCTGCGCTATGCGTTCTCCGCGGCCCTCGGCGACCGCTACAAGTCCTGTGCTCCCGATCCGAGGCACCACGAGAAGCTCGCCTTCGAGCCGCGCATCGTGCTCCAGCTGCGGCGCGACAAGTCCGGCGGTGGCTGCGGCTGATCGGCCAGTCGAAACAATGGGGCCCACACGTCGCCGTGGCGACCGCGCCCTGCGCCTAGCCCGCCTGGCGGCCGCCGCGCGGGTTCATCTTCACGGCCGCGAGGATGCCGCGCAGGATCTCCAGCGGCGGCGGCGGGCAGCCCGGCACCACCGCATCGACCGGGATGACGTTCGACACGCGGCCGCAGCTGGCATAGCTCTCGCCGAAGATGCCACCGTCGCAGGCGCAGTCGCCCAGCGCCACCACGAGGCGCGGCTGCGGCGTGGCGTCGTAGGTGCGGCGCAGCGCCTCTTCCATGTGGCGCGAGACCGGTCCGGTGACCAGCAGCATGTCGGCGTGGCGCGGGCTGGCGACGAAATGGATGCCCAGCCCCTCGATGTTGTAGTACGGGTTGTTGAGCGCGTGGATCTCCAGCTCGCAGCCATTGCATGAGCCCGCATCGACCTGGCGGATCGCCAGCGCACTGCCGAGGATGGCCAGCAGCTCGTCGTGGATGCGCCGCACCTCGTCCTTCAACGCGGCGTCGAGCGCCGGCGGCGGCTCGGTGACGATGCCGGTGCGCACGATCTGGCGAAGGATCTGCCACATCAGAGGTCCACTCCGGAATAGCTGAGATTGAAGGACTTGTTGATGAGCGGGAAGTCCGGAACGATGTTGCCGATCACCGCATGCTCGAGCACCGGCCAGTTCTGCCACGAGGGGTCGTGGGCATGGCAGCGTTCGATGCGGCCCTCGGCGCCCAGCGACAGCGCCACCAGCACCTCGCCGCGCCAGCCCTCGACCCAGCCCGCACCCTGCACGGCGTGGCCGGGCAGCTGAACTACCGCGGCGACGCCGCCCTCGGGCAGTCGTGCGCAGAGCTCGCGGATCAGGCGCAGCGACTCGGCCAGCTCGTCGAAGCGCAGCGCCACGCGCGCCGCCACGTCGCCGCCCTGCTGCGTGGCGATGCGTGCCTGCAGCGCGCGGTAGGGTTGCCAGTCGTGGTCATGG
Proteins encoded in this window:
- a CDS encoding YeeE/YedE thiosulfate transporter family protein — translated: MAGQGSFFRRPEKAYWHPYLAGAILGVVLFLAFALTGNGLGSSGATSRIDAALVDIVAPAHVDRTPYLLKMAGGDRNPLDDWIVPVFIGALLGGFFSGWFNGRLRFQTTKGPQVSDRTRWTLAFLGGVIFLYGARMARGCTSGQALSGGATLAAGSWVIMLSIFASAYLLAYFVRKLWL
- a CDS encoding YeeE/YedE thiosulfate transporter family protein, whose amino-acid sequence is MNFPLDALTAVSAANPWTYVVFGCIGFAFGFTLESAGFGDSRKLAAQFYFRELTVFKVMFTAIAVAMTLLFGAVGLGLVDFGHVWVNPTYLGSGVLGGLIMGVGFIVGGFCPTTSLASASTGKIDGMMFMAGGFVGAFVFGETESLFDHWYNNAGYHGRLTLDQVFGLPARGLVPIIVVAAVLLFWGAEQIERLVGRRDMSREPRWRGAGAVALVAAALGVLVIGNPSLEDRYAKLSFKRTEAVKQPDGKTAPVPRVYRADEMLAKRLAFVSPAEAFKARYQQAIKPVYLDVRTEADFNLYHLADAVHVPLARLDKIVPDLLSEPPANTVFITIGNDEELATRAWKLLVASGVQNVYILAGGVNGWIAAFGADDPALRPLPDAGPEQLRYAFSAALGDRYKSCAPDPRHHEKLAFEPRIVLQLRRDKSGGGCG
- a CDS encoding NADH-quinone oxidoreductase subunit B family protein gives rise to the protein MWQILRQIVRTGIVTEPPPALDAALKDEVRRIHDELLAILGSALAIRQVDAGSCNGCELEIHALNNPYYNIEGLGIHFVASPRHADMLLVTGPVSRHMEEALRRTYDATPQPRLVVALGDCACDGGIFGESYASCGRVSNVIPVDAVVPGCPPPPLEILRGILAAVKMNPRGGRQAG